The following coding sequences lie in one Mus musculus strain C57BL/6J chromosome 11, GRCm38.p6 C57BL/6J genomic window:
- the Mdh1 gene encoding malate dehydrogenase, cytoplasmic isoform Mdh1 (isoform Mdh1 is encoded by transcript variant 1) — protein sequence MSEPIRVLVTGAAGQIAYSLLYSIGNGSVFGKDQPIILVLLDITPMMGVLDGVLMELQDCALPLLQDVIATDKEEIAFKDLDVAVLVGSMPRREGMERKDLLKANVKIFKSQGTALEKYAKKSVKVIVVGNPANTNCLTASKSAPSIPKENFSCLTRLDHNRAKSQIALKLGVTADDVKNVIIWGNHSSTQYPDVNHAKVKLQGKEVGVYEALKDDSWLKGEFITTVQQRGAAVIKARKLSSAMSAAKAIADHIRDIWFGTPEGEFVSMGVISDGNSYGVPDDLLYSFPVVIKNKTWKFVEGLPINDFSREKMDLTAKELTEEKETAFEFLSSA from the exons ATG TCTGAACCAATCAGAGTCCTTGTGACTGGAGCAGCTGGTCAAATTGCATATTCACTGTTGTACAGTATTGGAAATGGATCTGTCTTTGGGAAAGACCAG CCCATCATTCTTGTGCTGTTGGACATCACCCCCATGATGGGTGTTCTGGACGGTGTCCTGATGGAACTGCAAGACTGTGCCCTTCCCCTTCTGCAGG ATGTCATTGCAACGGACAAAGAAGAGATTGCCTTCAAAGACCTGGATGTGGCTGTCCTAGTGGGCTCCATGCCAAGAAGGGAAGGCATGGAGAGGAAGGACCTACTGAAAGCCAATGTGAAAATCTTCAAATCCCAGGGCACAGCCTTGGAGAAATACGCCAAGAAATCAGTTAAG GTCATTGTTGTGGGAAACCCAGCCAATACGAACTGCCTGACAGCCTCCAAGTCAGCGCCATCGATCCCCAAGGAGAATTTCAGTTGCCTGACTCGCTTGGACCACAACCGAGCAAAATCTCAA ATTGCTCTTAAACTCGGTGTAACCgctgatgatgtaaagaatgtcATTATCTGGGGAAATCATTCATCGACCCAGTATCCAGATGTCAATCATGCCAAGGTGAAACTGCAAGGAAAGGAAGTCGGTGTGTATGAAGCCCTGAAAGACGACAGCTGGCTGAAGGGAGAGTTCATCACG ACTGTGCAACAGCGTGGTGCTGCTGTCATCAAGGCTCGGAAGCTGTCCAGTGCAATGTCTGCTGCGAAAGCCATCGCAGACCACATCAGAGACATCTGGTTTGGAACCCCAGAG GGAGAGTTCGTGTCGATGGGTGTTATCTCTGATGGCAACTCCTATGGTGTCCCTGATGACCTGCTCTACTCATTCCCTGTCGTGATCAAG AATAAGACCTGGAAGTTTGTTGAAGGCCTCCCCATTAATGACTTCTCCCGTGAAAAGATGGACCTGACAGCAAAGGAGCTGACCGAGGAAAAGGAGACCGCTTTTGAGTTTCTCTCCTCTGCGTGA
- the Mdh1 gene encoding malate dehydrogenase, peroxisomal isoform Mdh1x (isoform Mdh1x is encoded by transcript variant 1): protein MSEPIRVLVTGAAGQIAYSLLYSIGNGSVFGKDQPIILVLLDITPMMGVLDGVLMELQDCALPLLQDVIATDKEEIAFKDLDVAVLVGSMPRREGMERKDLLKANVKIFKSQGTALEKYAKKSVKVIVVGNPANTNCLTASKSAPSIPKENFSCLTRLDHNRAKSQIALKLGVTADDVKNVIIWGNHSSTQYPDVNHAKVKLQGKEVGVYEALKDDSWLKGEFITTVQQRGAAVIKARKLSSAMSAAKAIADHIRDIWFGTPEGEFVSMGVISDGNSYGVPDDLLYSFPVVIKNKTWKFVEGLPINDFSREKMDLTAKELTEEKETAFEFLSSAXLDTRFDISRQPKAEESKCRL from the exons ATG TCTGAACCAATCAGAGTCCTTGTGACTGGAGCAGCTGGTCAAATTGCATATTCACTGTTGTACAGTATTGGAAATGGATCTGTCTTTGGGAAAGACCAG CCCATCATTCTTGTGCTGTTGGACATCACCCCCATGATGGGTGTTCTGGACGGTGTCCTGATGGAACTGCAAGACTGTGCCCTTCCCCTTCTGCAGG ATGTCATTGCAACGGACAAAGAAGAGATTGCCTTCAAAGACCTGGATGTGGCTGTCCTAGTGGGCTCCATGCCAAGAAGGGAAGGCATGGAGAGGAAGGACCTACTGAAAGCCAATGTGAAAATCTTCAAATCCCAGGGCACAGCCTTGGAGAAATACGCCAAGAAATCAGTTAAG GTCATTGTTGTGGGAAACCCAGCCAATACGAACTGCCTGACAGCCTCCAAGTCAGCGCCATCGATCCCCAAGGAGAATTTCAGTTGCCTGACTCGCTTGGACCACAACCGAGCAAAATCTCAA ATTGCTCTTAAACTCGGTGTAACCgctgatgatgtaaagaatgtcATTATCTGGGGAAATCATTCATCGACCCAGTATCCAGATGTCAATCATGCCAAGGTGAAACTGCAAGGAAAGGAAGTCGGTGTGTATGAAGCCCTGAAAGACGACAGCTGGCTGAAGGGAGAGTTCATCACG ACTGTGCAACAGCGTGGTGCTGCTGTCATCAAGGCTCGGAAGCTGTCCAGTGCAATGTCTGCTGCGAAAGCCATCGCAGACCACATCAGAGACATCTGGTTTGGAACCCCAGAG GGAGAGTTCGTGTCGATGGGTGTTATCTCTGATGGCAACTCCTATGGTGTCCCTGATGACCTGCTCTACTCATTCCCTGTCGTGATCAAG AATAAGACCTGGAAGTTTGTTGAAGGCCTCCCCATTAATGACTTCTCCCGTGAAAAGATGGACCTGACAGCAAAGGAGCTGACCGAGGAAAAGGAGACCGCTTTTGAGTTTCTCTCCTCTGCGTGACTAGACACTCGTTTTGACATCAGCAGACAGCCGAAGGCTGAGGAATCAAAATGTCGTCTTTGA